The following DNA comes from Apis cerana isolate GH-2021 linkage group LG14, AcerK_1.0, whole genome shotgun sequence.
AAGATGGCACTCAATatcaaagtataatataatctatgcaaaaaagcaacaaaaattctattgcaagttgtgaaaaaataataataatataattattcaccgTTTGATTTGTTTAACGATACTTGTAATTTTGATTCAATCGTGAATAACATAGAAACGTCGAGTAAACTCGAACTTGTCTGATCGCGAGTAATCGCAGACAAAAAGTCGTGGCGCTGTGTTGAGCGTGCGCTGACGCCATAGTGTATGCGAGAGGCGAGAACAGCCGAAATGGAGGAGAGTCAAACATCGGAAAGTGTCGCCGTGCTACCGGACATGTCCGAACCGTTGACGAGCGAAACCGAGGAGGCGTCTGCCCTAACGACCGAGCACAAGGCGCATCCCGTTACCGTGACGGCAAGCGTCACTCCAGTACCGGGTGTTCCTGGTGTTCCAGGAGTTGGTGTACCGGTTTCTTTGCCTGTTGGTTCTATCATTGGTGTAGCAAATTCATCCAACGGCACGACCTTCAACGTCATCACATCAGATCAACTGCAGGTTGGTTGCTGAAACAACGaagtattcattaaaaaagtttttctttaataaagtaatacaAAACTTTCTGatggtttattaattttctcattaattttctcataaaaaattattgaaaaacaagGTGGGGTTTCATtctttatatacacatataagcTATAACTACATGTATACAGTGTACACATTACATATTAAGTGCACTTGAAGTGCGCCTGtccatatattgtataaaagatattaaatacatattttcttataattatacttcataattatatttctttttataattttctatattttattttgataacatCATTATACTTTTTCTAGCTGCCAGGTTCAGGACAATTTAAACAGATGCTATGTGTGGATAATGGTTTCATTTGTGAACCACGGCATGATAAAGATACAGACTCCTTACGATGGAATGGAGAATTAAAAGCAACACACATAGTAATTCAAAATAGTACAGAAGAACCTGAATCAGAACAAATTCATGTATCTACTGCTAGTACTCAACCAATATGCAGTTGGTCAGAATCAGCTAATTTAGCAGTATTACCTGTTAGatgtaaaaatacaaatgcAGAATTACATAAAAGTAGATTTGGATctggaggaagaggaagatgtATCAAACTTGGACAAGATTGGTATACGCCAAGCGAATTTGAAGCACTTTGTGGTAGAGCATCCAGTAAAGATTGGAAACGCAGTATTCGATTTGGTGGTAGAAGTTTGCAAACATTAATTgatgaacaaattttaaagCCACATGCTACCTCTTGTACTTGTGCGGCATGTTGCGATGATGACAGTGCAGTTAGTATATTActgttttataatgaataattacaattcatccattaatataatttcatatttcagacAGGTCCTGTAAGATTATTCACGCCATATAAACGTAGAAGAAGGGCAAGAGATACATCTGATAGTGAAACACCATCGCGTAAACTTAAAAGCGATAATTCACGCGATGGGAGTAATAATGATGAAAGTGATGGCGAAATTGTAGTACCTGATAAAGAAGTATGGCCTCAGTTTGTTTCAACAGATGGTTTAGTTGTTCAACAACCACAAGATCAAGATACTGTTGTTCAAAATGTACATCAAACGGAAAATGGACAATGCGACGATGTATTTAAAAAGCTTGATGAGATGtccaataaaatgttaaagttAGCTTATGAATTTAGGCGTACCTTGGAAGAGGCTAAAGAAGTAAGTAGACAACAAAGAAGAGAGCAAGCATTAGTGGCACAATTAGGAGGTAGAGGAGATGTTATAGAAACTGTTGGTTTGCAACCAGCATCGGATACTCATAATAAAAAGGTAAAAAGAAttacttgataaatttttttttatctgaatatacttaccttttttttttcataatatttatttatttttagtgtGCAAATTGTAATAGAGAAGCATTTGCAGAATGTTCTTTATGCAGGCGAACACCTTATTGCTCTACATTTTGTCAACGCAAAGATTGGGCAGGTCATCAAGTAGAATGTGTAAGAGGAGCTGCAGAAACTGTAATGCTTATAGTTGAAAGTAGTAGTGGAGATACTAGTGCTCTTGCTACAACTGCTGGGGACCAATAGCTAGTGTTTCTTACACCTATTCACCAAAGGAATATAGAAATTGAACAAACTAACATAGAaagttcaaaattgaaaaaagagatgaagacttaaaaaaaatttctttaatgacCAATAAGTCAAAAACTTCTGTATATAGTATAgtagtaaatattttgtatgtatacaaattaaattgtaatgatatcataagtaaataagtaaatttacacgaaaattgaaattttctaaaatcatgatacaaaaaattataaaaattataaatgaaattttttatatatatatgtatatatatatatatatatatatatatatatatatggaagatTGTGaaccaaataattataaaaatagatgatGTGCGTGTATAAATACacttattatgtattttaagaCAAAGACTTTAGCATATATAGGCGCGCGTATTTACGTATACAcatgtgtatgtatgtgtgtatgtggcGGCGTGCATGCGtgcgtatgtgtatgtgtagTGTGTGATGTGTGTTATATATTGCAAAGCCGCGCAGGCAGTCGCccatattggaatattttcatattgccATAAATGGAGCAAAAATCGGTGAATCTTTGCACGAGTAATGATCTGAAACGAAGTATCAtactatatagatatttacatATGTTTTCAAGTATTGTTAAACTTTTATGTGCTTACCTATGCAACTATATAACATAGGTAACATTTCACTTTGATGGCTATCATTGCCTGCAATTTATCATCATATCAAACGATGACAAACACTCTTGTATGCGACACTTCTACTTGCGCGGCTCTGATGTATTGTATTAcacatgttaaaaaatatacttttactattataaataatttttttatacaaatttatatgattgacCAAAGGAGGTAATTATGTTTTTACGAATATCATTTATACCtcaccttttcctttttttatagatatcattttttaatccttttcttatataattgtaatacaaattcaatactataaaaatattataaaaattgatatttataaactttgcTTTATGCTTTACCATACAGTCATATTCcaaattagtattttattaaaattgcaattacaATGAATGttctaaattcaataatattaagtacTTAAGTAgtactttttttgtttaaaataataagaaaaatattgatctataatatatacataataaccAAATCAttgaagtataataataattttaataaatacaacaaaTAAGGGATGCAATATCtaattgaaaatgtattatttaactatttttaatatatatatttttcaatcataaaaaataaatattttttattatagttttctataaaaataaatattttttaataatatttaattttttatagttatatgaaatatatcagtgttattgtttataatattaatatcatcattatcatttcattattattatattattattgccaataattaattgttgctATAAAAGTTCATTAcagatttgataaaatataaaaatttgttttgtttgtatataaaaaggacaaaaaaaataaattttttcatcaattattaaatgtattatccttatttttatacattttaatacattattttgaagtaaattataaatatcatttagttTAAACTatcttcttgaaaaattattaaaattttttaaaatactaataatttccataatgtttcaatctatataaaaagGCAGTATTTGATTTGTTGGAAATTGCTAAATAACCACTACCTGGTGAAAAATCAATAGCTTGAggcattgatatttttgtttgatatgtaggaaaatttgaaaaaacagTAAATGATGGTAAATGCATCATTTTGaatgcattatattttttatctgaagCCATTGCTAAAATTTcggaataagaattaaatttcaaacttgTAATTGATGTTACAAAATTGAGAACAATTTTCAAAGGAACAggattttgattttgtaataCTGTCTTGCTATTATACACATTAACTACACCTTCTTTACTACCTGTTGCTAAAAATTGACCATTTGGAGACATCGCAATAGAGGCACAGGATAAACATCCATCATCTACAGCTCGATGAATGCATATCCGATTATTTACATCCcaaatatacatttcattGCTGTCtttaattgttcaaaaaataaataaataaatgattgttaaaaaatatacgaaattggataaaatttataaacaaagaaaactTACCACCATGTGTAATGAGCATATTACTATCTGGAGTAAAGGCTAATGCTCTACATTTAGCATTCATTTTCAAAGTACTGATAACTTCTTTAGAAGaagttgttaataaaaaaatttcacctgATCGTCCACAAATtgctaataattttccatctgGAGATACttcatatttctaaataattaatttataaattttattttttctaatcataatcaaaattaatataagattaaataaaattccagtTTTAAAAACCTGCATATTTGTAATCCCACGTGgtaattgcattttatatgtttttccaTTTATCAAATTGTAGGAATGACAATGTCCATAATATTGAGAACCAATCAATACTTCTGTACCATCTCTCAAAAATTTTGCTGTACTAATaggaaatttcttatattgtactgaatgtaatttattattctcaatACCATCTACCTATAATTATaccaaattttcataaattctttatttgaatatgtataaatacatataattaaatattttgtcattacttggaaaagagataaaattccAGATGTACCAGCAACCAGGGCTACAGTAGAAGATGGATGAAATTCAACACTTGATATAATAGGCCCTTCCATATgtgtttgtttattaattggtGATAAtgcttttatatcaattttattttttgataaattttttattttaggtttTTCCAAATGATTACtatgctaaaaatatatatatatatatatatatatatattatatcaaataacaaaataataaaaaaaaaattgatacctttaatatttcattatttaaatcatcagattctttatcaattttttcaagctTAGCCCATTTTGGATTACCCACGAgctgtatatatttgttacataaaaaatctttatataatttttctggcACATCATCTGCTACTTTGCGATTCTGTGCCTTTTCAGCATCTTGTATgctaataagaaatataaatcaattaataatttaaataataatattatttagaaataatatttttacttattattataatatatatatatattaaaatatattttttattattaaatttaatatacatacgaataatgaaaatcatcTTCATCAATCCATGCTGCCGTTTTACTATATTCTTCACAAATATCAGTTTGTATGctcaaatcattatttaaatcattagatatagaaatatcattattatttttattaatatttaacttaacAGAATCATCGTTtggtaaattgtttattatatcacTTGGATCACCAAATACAATTCTTTCTAAcctatatatgaataataatataaattatgttatttaaaaaatttattatattatcattgcaACCATACCTAGCCTCTTCTTTTGGATCATATTCATTTctgtgttttctttttaaaggtttagaatatttttgattatacaatatttttgaagatatacattttcttttaaattttttattttttatcaatttttcatttttcaattttttttgtttcataatgaattaattatctttaataataatttatttagataatatgttaaaatgattaaatttaaaaatttttaatataactttaaccgtataaaatttgattttttataatattaaatttttataatattaaattaatataaaatgtatatataaatgtttgctttttaaaaataaatttacagatttttaataattatatttcactaCAAGATTTTCATCgacaagatttttataaatcttaccATTGACTGCCATTATACTAAAtcaacaatatatacatacactaTATTCATATTCAGATCACTAACTATGTGAACTATActgcatataaaatttactataaattgttttttttttaaacatatttatggaaatacagaaatttgtaactttttcaaaaaatttatttaataatatttcttaaataatattcttaaatgatttttttgtttcctcttaaatgatacatatatgtatgtaagtaaataatatactgGATCCAGGATCAAGATGAATAAAACTTTAACATTCTTCATTGTAAGATGATAATGAAGATTTAGAATCAATATCAGAAGATAAATGTTCTTCCATTGCAAATAAAGAAGGACATTTCGGTTGATATTGTTCTACAGCTTCTAAAAGAGTATTTGGATATCCCGgagaataatatctaaaaattaaaaattcaaagatatattataatataaaatgaaaaaaatgaaaattaaagaaagaaaagagcagAAAAGAGTAGGAAAGAATAGAAGAtcttagagagagagagagagagagagagagagagagagagagagagagagagagagagagagagagagagagagagagagagagagagagagagaatattaaaacatatatagaaaatgaatagtgattatt
Coding sequences within:
- the LOC107999856 gene encoding U3 small nucleolar RNA-associated protein 18 homolog, with amino-acid sequence MKQKKLKNEKLIKNKKFKRKCISSKILYNQKYSKPLKRKHRNEYDPKEEARLERIVFGDPSDIINNLPNDDSVKLNINKNNNDISISNDLNNDLSIQTDICEEYSKTAAWIDEDDFHYSIQDAEKAQNRKVADDVPEKLYKDFLCNKYIQLVGNPKWAKLEKIDKESDDLNNEILKHSNHLEKPKIKNLSKNKIDIKALSPINKQTHMEGPIISSVEFHPSSTVALVAGTSGILSLFQVDGIENNKLHSVQYKKFPISTAKFLRDGTEVLIGSQYYGHCHSYNLINGKTYKMQLPRGITNMQKYEVSPDGKLLAICGRSGEIFLLTTSSKEVISTLKMNAKCRALAFTPDSNMLITHGDSNEMYIWDVNNRICIHRAVDDGCLSCASIAMSPNGQFLATGSKEGVVNVYNSKTVLQNQNPVPLKIVLNFVTSITSLKFNSYSEILAMASDKKYNAFKMMHLPSFTVFSNFPTYQTKISMPQAIDFSPGSGYLAISNKSNTAFLYRLKHYGNY
- the LOC107999855 gene encoding deformed epidermal autoregulatory factor 1; the encoded protein is MREARTAEMEESQTSESVAVLPDMSEPLTSETEEASALTTEHKAHPVTVTASVTPVPGVPGVPGVGVPVSLPVGSIIGVANSSNGTTFNVITSDQLQLPGSGQFKQMLCVDNGFICEPRHDKDTDSLRWNGELKATHIVIQNSTEEPESEQIHVSTASTQPICSWSESANLAVLPVRCKNTNAELHKSRFGSGGRGRCIKLGQDWYTPSEFEALCGRASSKDWKRSIRFGGRSLQTLIDEQILKPHATSCTCAACCDDDSATGPVRLFTPYKRRRRARDTSDSETPSRKLKSDNSRDGSNNDESDGEIVVPDKEVWPQFVSTDGLVVQQPQDQDTVVQNVHQTENGQCDDVFKKLDEMSNKMLKLAYEFRRTLEEAKEVSRQQRREQALVAQLGGRGDVIETVGLQPASDTHNKKCANCNREAFAECSLCRRTPYCSTFCQRKDWAGHQVECVRGAAETVMLIVESSSGDTSALATTAGDQ